One genomic segment of Bradyrhizobium prioriisuperbiae includes these proteins:
- the ftsE gene encoding cell division ATP-binding protein FtsE produces MVRFENVGLRYGLGPEVLRDLNFQIPAHSFQFLTGPSGAGKTSLLRLLFLSIRPTRGLVNLFGNDVSLLGKDAIADLRKRIGIVLQDFRLLDHMTTYENVALPFRVMGRSESSYRKEVIDLLRWVGLGERMDALPPILSGGEKQRAAIARAVIARPLLLLADEPTGNVDPTLGRRLLRLFIELNRSGTAVVIATHDIGLMDQYDARRMVLHEGRLHIYE; encoded by the coding sequence TTGGTCCGGTTCGAAAATGTCGGTCTGCGCTATGGGCTCGGCCCAGAGGTTCTGCGCGACCTCAATTTTCAGATCCCCGCACATTCCTTCCAGTTCCTGACCGGTCCGTCGGGAGCCGGAAAGACCTCATTGCTGCGGCTTCTGTTCCTGTCGATCCGGCCCACCCGTGGGCTCGTCAACCTGTTCGGCAACGACGTCTCCCTGCTCGGCAAGGATGCCATCGCCGATCTGCGCAAGCGCATCGGCATCGTGCTGCAGGATTTCCGCCTGCTCGACCACATGACCACTTATGAAAACGTGGCACTGCCGTTCCGGGTGATGGGCCGCTCCGAATCGAGTTACCGCAAGGAGGTCATCGATCTGCTGCGCTGGGTTGGTCTCGGCGAGCGCATGGATGCGCTGCCGCCGATCCTGTCCGGTGGTGAAAAGCAGCGCGCCGCGATCGCGCGCGCGGTAATCGCGCGTCCTCTTTTGCTGCTGGCGGACGAGCCGACCGGCAACGTCGATCCGACGCTAGGGCGCCGGCTGCTGCGGCTGTTTATCGAACTCAACCGGTCCGGCACCGCGGTCGTGATCGCGACCCACGACATCGGGCTGATGGACCAGTACGACGCGCGGCGCATGGTGCTGCACGAAGGGCGGCTGCATATCTATGAGTAA
- a CDS encoding ABC transporter permease, giving the protein MSRTGGDRHSMMDMGSDERPRLPAKARISSPIVPRSSISGRALVAVVAIMTFLASLTTGAVLLVRASAAEWQSDVSSEITIQLRPVQGRDLEKDVRAVVDTVQSQPGIVSVRPYTSDESAKLLEPWLGTGLSLNDLPVPRVIVARVAPDTTLDLAALRGRVTQVAPSASVDDHRAWIERMRSTTGATVLAGIGILGLVIAATIMSVSFATRGAMAANRPIVEVLHFVGAGDRYIANRFLRHFLLLGCEGGLIGVVAAMLLFGFSESIGAWFSGTPVGDQFAALLGTFSLRPSGYLTLLVQAALIALITGWASRRTLFATLEDID; this is encoded by the coding sequence ATGAGCAGGACTGGCGGCGATCGCCACAGCATGATGGACATGGGCTCCGACGAGCGGCCGCGCTTGCCGGCGAAGGCGCGCATTTCCTCGCCCATCGTGCCGCGTTCCTCGATCTCCGGCCGCGCACTGGTGGCTGTCGTCGCCATCATGACGTTCCTGGCGTCGCTGACCACGGGCGCGGTCTTGCTGGTGCGGGCGTCGGCAGCCGAATGGCAGTCCGATGTCTCCAGCGAAATCACCATCCAGTTGCGCCCGGTGCAGGGCCGTGATCTCGAAAAAGACGTTCGTGCGGTGGTCGACACCGTGCAATCGCAGCCGGGCATCGTATCCGTGCGTCCCTATACCAGCGACGAGTCGGCGAAGCTGCTCGAGCCGTGGCTCGGCACCGGGCTGTCGCTCAATGATCTGCCGGTGCCGCGGGTGATCGTCGCACGGGTCGCCCCCGACACCACGCTTGATCTCGCTGCTCTGCGCGGCCGGGTGACCCAGGTGGCGCCGTCGGCCAGTGTCGACGACCACCGGGCCTGGATCGAACGGATGCGCTCGACCACCGGCGCGACGGTGCTGGCCGGCATCGGCATCCTGGGGCTGGTGATTGCTGCAACCATCATGTCGGTGTCGTTTGCCACCCGCGGCGCGATGGCGGCGAACCGTCCGATCGTCGAGGTGCTGCATTTCGTCGGCGCCGGCGATCGTTACATCGCCAACCGTTTCCTGCGGCATTTCCTGCTGCTCGGCTGCGAGGGCGGCCTGATCGGAGTGGTGGCGGCGATGCTGCTGTTCGGGTTCTCGGAGTCGATCGGCGCCTGGTTTTCCGGCACTCCGGTGGGCGACCAGTTTGCTGCCCTGCTGGGGACGTTTTCCCTGCGACCGTCGGGATATCTGACGCTGCTGGTGCAGGCGGCGCTGATTGCCCTGATTACCGGCTGGGCTTCCCGCCGCACGCTGTTTGCGACGCTGGAAGATATAGATTGA